CGCGTCGCCTGCGCAATTATAAAGTCTGGGAGAGCGATATATGACTGGTCGTGGACCGTTTTCAGCCGAATACCCATTTGCGCCGAATTTCGTCGAGATCAACGGCGCCCGCATGCATTACGCCGACATCGGAAAGGGCCGGCCGTTTCTCTTTCTGCATGGCAATTCCACATGGTCGTATATGTGGCGCAACGTCATGCCGCATCTCGCAAGCCGGGGACGCTGCATAGCGCCCGACCTGGTTGGTTTCGGAAAATCCGCCAAGCCCGATATCAACTACGACTATGCCGATCACTATGGCTATATCGAGGGCTTCATCAAAGCATTAGGGCTAAAGGATATCACCCTGGTGTTGCATGATTGGGGCGGTGGCCTTGGCTTTAACTACGCCATGAGCCACCAGGACAATGTCCGCGGCGCGGCCTTTATGGAGACCTTCGTCCGCACGTTCCCCAGTTGGGATGATTGGCCGCAGGATCTGGTTGAGGGCTTCAAACAGTTCCGCACCGACGGCGTGAGCTGGGATTTGATCGTCGAGAAGAACGTCTTCATGGAAGAGATTCTGCCTTACGGCATCCACCGCGACCTGTCGGAAGCGGAAATGTCGGCCTATCTTGAGCCATTCCGTGACAAGGCGCACCGCAAACCGCTTTGGGTTTTGCCACAGGAACTGCCGATCGAAGGCAAGCCCGCCGGCACGGCTGCAATCATCAGCGGCTATGTTGCTGCTTTGAAAACATCTGAAATGCCGAAGCTGCTGTTCCACGTGCAACCCGGCGCCATCATTCCACCCGAGACCGTGGAGATGTGCCGCCGCGATTTTCCCAA
This genomic window from Pseudomonadota bacterium contains:
- a CDS encoding haloalkane dehalogenase, translated to MTGRGPFSAEYPFAPNFVEINGARMHYADIGKGRPFLFLHGNSTWSYMWRNVMPHLASRGRCIAPDLVGFGKSAKPDINYDYADHYGYIEGFIKALGLKDITLVLHDWGGGLGFNYAMSHQDNVRGAAFMETFVRTFPSWDDWPQDLVEGFKQFRTDGVSWDLIVEKNVFMEEILPYGIHRDLSEAEMSAYLEPFRDKAHRKPLWVLPQELPIEGKPAGTAAIISGYVAALKTSEMPKLLFHVQPGAIIPPETVEMCRRDFPNLEDVFLGESGHYVAEDFPHEVGEKIAQWSDAIG